A portion of the Microlunatus phosphovorus NM-1 genome contains these proteins:
- a CDS encoding sugar O-acetyltransferase, producing the protein MNLDQQRARILAGAIYNDLTEELVQARERAVMATNRYNASFGQPPEVREALLRDLLQHAGTGAFFEPTFRCEFGYNIWVGEGFYANFDCVMLDGGGITIGDHVLFGPRVGIYTTNHALDPAERAAGACIAKPVVIGNSVWIGAGVTVNPGVTVGDGTVIGSGSVVTSDIPARTVAAGVPARVIRPITDADRTGYLQTL; encoded by the coding sequence GTGAACCTCGACCAACAGCGTGCCCGGATCCTCGCCGGCGCGATCTACAACGACCTCACCGAGGAACTCGTCCAGGCCCGCGAACGTGCCGTCATGGCCACCAACCGATACAACGCCAGTTTCGGTCAGCCGCCTGAGGTTCGCGAGGCGCTGCTCCGCGACCTGCTCCAACACGCCGGGACGGGTGCGTTCTTCGAGCCCACGTTCAGATGCGAGTTCGGGTACAACATCTGGGTCGGAGAAGGCTTCTACGCCAACTTCGACTGCGTGATGCTCGACGGCGGTGGCATCACCATCGGCGACCATGTCCTGTTCGGACCGCGCGTGGGCATCTACACCACCAACCACGCCCTCGACCCCGCCGAGCGCGCCGCCGGCGCCTGCATCGCCAAGCCCGTCGTCATCGGGAACAGTGTCTGGATCGGCGCCGGCGTGACTGTCAACCCGGGCGTCACCGTCGGCGACGGGACTGTGATCGGCTCCGGCAGCGTCGTCACCAGCGACATCCCCGCCCGCACCGTCGCCGCCGGCGTACCCGCCCGGGTGATCCGTCCGATCACGGACGCCGACCGCACCGGATATCTCCAGACCCTGTGA
- a CDS encoding LysR family transcriptional regulator, which yields MSRRPDVTLTQLRYFVTAAGNGSMTQAAAELHVAQSAVSASIAELERQVGTQLFIRQPGRGLILTSAGEEFVRESQALLAHLDEVLGSARGRSDQVRGHIRFACFTTLAPFVLPELLADLAEHYPGLEVEVIEAEAEGLGAALRTGRAELALGYDLGLGPDIERQLVAEVEPHVILPAGHRLASHSRIHLEDLASEPMVLLDLPHSTEYFHRLLASAGVEPTIRYRSVNYETVRGLVARGHGYSILNQRPQHDITYGGGKVEPRPIANDLPPLRVVTARLSMARPTARARAIAARARLLLQTSWT from the coding sequence ATGAGTCGGCGACCAGACGTGACCTTGACCCAGTTGCGCTACTTCGTGACCGCGGCCGGCAATGGGTCGATGACCCAGGCGGCGGCTGAGCTGCACGTCGCCCAGTCCGCGGTGTCCGCGTCGATCGCGGAGCTGGAACGGCAAGTGGGCACCCAGCTGTTCATCAGGCAACCGGGCCGCGGTCTCATCCTCACCTCGGCCGGCGAGGAGTTCGTCCGGGAGTCCCAGGCACTGCTGGCACATCTGGACGAGGTGCTCGGCAGCGCCCGGGGCCGCAGCGACCAGGTGCGGGGCCACATCCGCTTCGCCTGCTTCACCACCCTGGCCCCGTTCGTGCTGCCCGAACTGCTGGCTGATCTGGCGGAGCACTATCCCGGACTGGAGGTCGAGGTCATCGAAGCCGAGGCCGAGGGACTCGGCGCCGCCCTGCGCACCGGCCGGGCCGAGCTGGCCCTCGGCTACGACCTGGGGCTCGGGCCGGACATCGAGCGTCAGCTCGTCGCGGAGGTCGAGCCGCACGTCATCCTGCCGGCCGGCCATCGGCTGGCCAGTCATAGCCGCATCCATCTCGAGGACCTCGCGTCCGAACCGATGGTGCTGCTCGACCTGCCGCACAGCACGGAGTATTTCCACCGGCTGCTCGCCTCGGCGGGCGTCGAGCCGACCATCCGCTATCGCTCGGTCAACTACGAGACCGTACGCGGACTGGTCGCTCGAGGGCACGGCTACTCCATCTTGAACCAGCGGCCGCAGCACGACATCACCTACGGCGGCGGCAAGGTCGAACCCCGACCGATCGCCAACGATCTGCCACCGCTTCGGGTCGTCACGGCACGGCTGTCCATGGCACGGCCGACAGCGCGAGCTCGGGCGATCGCCGCCCGGGCCCGGCTGCTGCTGCAAACGTCCTGGACCTGA
- a CDS encoding RidA family protein, which produces MPTHVRIRPFNTKDTYPEQNLDNDLCQAVVANGVVYLRGQIGQDLDTRESVGIGDVEVQAEKAMANIAMLLEEAGSSVADIVKVVVYLVDPRYRETVYRVMGRWLQGVYPVSTGLVVSALARPEWLVEIDATAVISTSSGAGNSGVVNSGAVSERRSNEEGTIQ; this is translated from the coding sequence ATGCCCACGCATGTCCGCATCCGTCCCTTCAACACCAAGGACACCTATCCCGAGCAGAATCTCGACAACGATCTCTGCCAGGCGGTCGTGGCCAACGGCGTGGTCTACCTGCGCGGTCAGATCGGCCAGGACCTCGACACCAGGGAATCGGTCGGCATCGGTGACGTCGAGGTGCAGGCGGAGAAGGCGATGGCCAACATCGCGATGCTGCTCGAGGAGGCGGGGTCCTCGGTCGCCGACATCGTCAAGGTCGTCGTCTACCTCGTCGACCCACGCTACCGCGAGACCGTCTACCGGGTGATGGGCCGCTGGCTGCAGGGGGTCTATCCGGTGTCGACCGGTCTGGTGGTCAGCGCCTTGGCCAGGCCCGAGTGGTTGGTCGAGATTGACGCCACCGCGGTCATCAGTACGTCCTCCGGCGCGGGCAACTCCGGTGTGGTCAACTCTGGCGCGGTCAGCGAGCGCCGGTCCAACGAGGAAGGGACGATCCAGTGA
- a CDS encoding YajQ family cyclic di-GMP-binding protein, translating to MASDSSFDIVSKVDRQEVDNALNQAAKEVRQRFDFKNTDASIRWSGEAIELEANSEERVKAVLDVFESKLVRRGVSLKSLDAGEPRSSGKLYKITATTSEGITQENAKKVTKLIRDEGPKGVKALIQGDELRVSSKSRDDLQRVQALIKAQDYDFAVQFVNYR from the coding sequence ATGGCGTCGGATAGCTCGTTCGACATCGTCAGCAAGGTGGATCGACAGGAGGTCGACAACGCCCTCAACCAGGCCGCCAAGGAGGTCCGGCAGCGGTTCGACTTCAAGAACACCGACGCGAGCATCCGCTGGTCGGGCGAAGCCATCGAACTGGAAGCCAACTCCGAGGAACGGGTGAAGGCCGTCCTCGACGTCTTCGAGTCCAAGCTGGTACGCCGCGGCGTCAGCCTGAAGTCGCTCGACGCTGGTGAGCCGCGTTCCTCCGGCAAGCTCTACAAGATCACCGCCACAACCTCCGAGGGGATCACCCAGGAGAACGCCAAGAAGGTCACCAAGCTGATCCGCGACGAGGGTCCCAAGGGCGTCAAGGCACTGATCCAGGGCGATGAACTCCGGGTCAGCTCCAAGAGTCGCGACGATTTGCAGCGGGTTCAGGCCCTGATCAAGGCACAGGACTACGACTTTGCGGTCCAGTTCGTCAACTATCGCTGA
- a CDS encoding sugar O-acetyltransferase — protein sequence MTAYFAGDERTHRERMLAGDLYIGGTDPDSARIAQRAVQLADAYHRAAIADEAAARPLLAELLGTLGEGAFIKPPLYVDYGENIHLGARSFINYNLVALDVVSITIGEDCMIGPNVQLLTPTHPVEPQPRRDKLEAAQPITIGNNVWLGGGVIVCPGITIGDNSVIGAGSVVTKDVPANVVAVGNPARVIREI from the coding sequence GTGACTGCCTACTTTGCGGGCGACGAACGTACCCATCGAGAGCGGATGCTCGCGGGCGATCTCTACATCGGCGGCACCGACCCCGACAGCGCCAGGATCGCGCAACGGGCCGTGCAACTCGCCGATGCTTACCACCGGGCGGCCATCGCCGACGAGGCCGCGGCCCGGCCACTGCTGGCGGAGTTGCTGGGAACCCTGGGCGAGGGCGCCTTCATCAAGCCGCCGCTGTATGTCGACTACGGGGAGAACATCCACCTCGGCGCGCGCAGCTTCATCAACTACAACCTGGTCGCTCTGGACGTCGTCTCGATCACGATCGGCGAGGACTGCATGATCGGCCCGAACGTGCAGTTGCTAACCCCGACCCATCCCGTCGAGCCGCAGCCGCGCCGGGACAAGCTCGAGGCTGCCCAGCCGATCACCATCGGGAACAATGTCTGGCTCGGCGGCGGGGTCATCGTCTGCCCGGGCATCACGATCGGCGACAACAGCGTGATCGGCGCAGGCTCTGTCGTGACCAAGGACGTCCCGGCGAACGTGGTCGCGGTCGGCAATCCTGCCCGCGTCATCCGGGAAATCTGA
- a CDS encoding M20 family metallopeptidase: MSERADALKAVADAIVTAASPGLIGLSETLHSHPETAWQEHRAAGWIGDALSAGGFAVTPGYLGFPTAFLAEAGSGPTTIGIMAEYDALPGLGHACGHNLIAASAVGAGLALARLADDLGITVRVYGTPAEEGGGGKIELLEAGAFTDLDLAMMVHPAAVDVAEARPFAVTHNHIAYDGVSAHAAAYPDQGVNANDAFLVAQLAIALLRQQLPADTRVHGIQTVAGSAPNAIPEHTEGRWYVRANTLDQLAELEDRVRRCFEAGALATGARLTITPESKPYAEFRTDAAALAAYRANAVTRGRVFADPAVAGRMNRASTDMGNVSQVVPAIHPYIGVDSLPHTNHQPGFAAACIGPAAERALLDAAVLMAWTTIDVITSDGTKGRR; the protein is encoded by the coding sequence ATGAGTGAGCGAGCCGACGCCTTGAAGGCGGTCGCCGACGCGATCGTCACCGCAGCCTCTCCGGGCCTGATCGGGCTGTCCGAGACGCTGCACAGCCACCCCGAGACGGCGTGGCAGGAGCATCGCGCCGCCGGCTGGATCGGCGACGCGCTGAGCGCCGGCGGCTTCGCGGTCACCCCGGGCTATCTCGGCTTTCCGACGGCGTTCCTCGCCGAGGCGGGCAGCGGGCCGACCACGATCGGCATCATGGCCGAGTACGACGCCCTGCCGGGCCTCGGGCATGCGTGCGGACACAACCTGATCGCCGCCAGCGCCGTCGGTGCCGGTCTCGCGCTCGCCCGGCTGGCCGACGACCTCGGCATCACGGTGCGGGTCTACGGCACCCCCGCCGAGGAGGGTGGCGGCGGCAAGATCGAGCTGCTCGAAGCCGGCGCGTTCACCGACCTCGACCTGGCGATGATGGTCCACCCGGCCGCGGTTGACGTCGCCGAGGCCCGACCGTTCGCGGTCACCCACAACCACATCGCCTACGACGGGGTCTCAGCGCACGCCGCTGCCTACCCCGACCAAGGTGTCAACGCCAACGACGCCTTCCTGGTCGCGCAGCTGGCCATCGCCCTGCTCCGCCAGCAACTGCCCGCCGACACCCGGGTGCACGGCATCCAGACCGTCGCCGGATCCGCCCCGAACGCCATCCCCGAACACACCGAGGGCCGCTGGTACGTCCGGGCGAACACCCTCGATCAGCTCGCCGAACTGGAGGACCGGGTCCGGCGCTGCTTCGAAGCCGGAGCCCTGGCGACCGGGGCCAGGCTCACCATCACCCCGGAGAGCAAGCCGTACGCCGAGTTCCGCACCGACGCCGCGGCGCTGGCCGCCTACCGCGCCAACGCCGTCACTCGCGGACGGGTGTTCGCCGACCCGGCCGTCGCCGGACGGATGAACCGGGCCTCGACCGACATGGGCAACGTGTCGCAGGTCGTGCCGGCCATCCATCCCTACATCGGGGTCGACTCGCTGCCGCATACCAACCACCAGCCCGGGTTCGCCGCTGCCTGTATCGGTCCCGCCGCCGAACGTGCCCTGCTGGACGCCGCGGTGCTGATGGCCTGGACCACGATCGACGTCATCACCTCCGACGGCACCAAGGGCCGTCGCTGA
- a CDS encoding TetR/AcrR family transcriptional regulator gives MAEHERARGQADPGRRDRIIDVTLDVIAANGVAGTSHRKVAAAAGVPLGSMTYHFSGMDELLREAFGRFADRGVERFSTRMAQAQTPADALEIVAGTIVDDTPASGSDEQVVTYELYTLAARDASFRDITERWMDRTRGVLEKHFDPLTARLLDALLEGLAVHRTLDRDPVTTAQMIEGIRRITKEATTW, from the coding sequence ATGGCAGAGCATGAGCGGGCGCGAGGCCAGGCCGACCCTGGCCGGCGGGACCGGATCATCGACGTAACCCTCGACGTGATCGCCGCCAATGGCGTGGCCGGCACGTCACACCGCAAGGTCGCTGCCGCCGCCGGCGTGCCGCTCGGATCGATGACCTACCACTTCTCCGGCATGGACGAACTGCTCCGCGAGGCCTTCGGTCGTTTCGCCGACCGAGGCGTAGAACGGTTCTCCACGCGGATGGCCCAAGCCCAGACCCCTGCCGACGCACTGGAGATCGTCGCCGGCACCATCGTGGACGACACCCCGGCAAGCGGCTCCGACGAGCAGGTCGTCACCTACGAGCTCTACACGCTCGCTGCGCGAGACGCGTCCTTCCGGGACATCACCGAGCGATGGATGGACCGGACCAGGGGTGTGCTCGAGAAACATTTCGACCCACTGACCGCACGGCTGCTCGACGCCCTCCTCGAGGGCCTTGCCGTCCATCGCACCCTCGATCGCGACCCGGTGACCACGGCCCAGATGATCGAGGGCATTCGTCGAATCACGAAAGAGGCCACCACATGGTAG
- a CDS encoding DUF1028 domain-containing protein — MTFSIVARDAGGAFGAVICSSSPAVAARCVHLADGVGGVNSQNITDPRLGPVLLERLRRGDPAPDALRALTEETENIAFRQLLVVDAAGRAAAYSGEHALGVFGHAIGDGVVAGGNLLASAAIPQLMVDRFEDSEGDLELRLLAAAQAAMQAGGEAGPVHSAGLSVVRDAGWRVTDLRVDWTDGDPIAELAGLLEVWLPQRDDYVNRGLNPSAAPTYGVPGDE, encoded by the coding sequence GTGACGTTCTCCATTGTGGCCCGCGATGCCGGAGGAGCCTTCGGCGCGGTGATCTGCTCGTCGTCGCCGGCCGTTGCCGCACGCTGCGTGCACCTGGCCGACGGCGTCGGCGGGGTCAACTCGCAGAACATCACCGACCCCCGACTTGGTCCCGTCCTGTTGGAGCGACTCCGCCGTGGCGATCCGGCGCCGGACGCGCTGCGGGCTCTGACCGAGGAGACCGAGAACATCGCGTTCCGCCAGCTTCTGGTCGTCGACGCGGCCGGCCGGGCTGCCGCGTACTCCGGTGAGCATGCCCTCGGCGTCTTCGGCCACGCGATCGGCGACGGGGTCGTGGCCGGCGGCAATCTCCTCGCCTCCGCCGCGATCCCGCAGCTCATGGTCGATCGGTTCGAGGACTCCGAGGGCGATCTCGAGCTCCGGCTGCTGGCCGCCGCTCAGGCTGCCATGCAGGCTGGCGGTGAGGCCGGACCGGTGCACTCCGCCGGGCTGTCGGTGGTGCGTGACGCGGGTTGGCGAGTCACCGATCTACGGGTCGACTGGACCGACGGTGACCCGATCGCCGAACTCGCGGGTCTGCTCGAGGTCTGGCTGCCGCAGCGAGACGACTACGTCAATCGCGGGCTCAATCCGTCGGCGGCGCCCACCTACGGCGTACCCGGCGATGAGTGA
- a CDS encoding flavin-containing monooxygenase, giving the protein MSNQEIEVVVVGGGQAGLAMSEHLSEGGVPHVVLERERIAERWRTGRWDSLVANGPAWHDRFPSLEFAVDPDAFATKDEVADYFVTYAEKIDAPIRTGVEVTSVRRNEGRPGFRVETSDGVYDARYVVAATGPFQRPVIPTVLPESAGIHQIHSSSYRNPQGLPEGAVLVVGAGSSGVQIADELRRSGRQVYLAVGPHDRPPRSYRDRDFCWWLGVLGKWDMAAPPAGAEHVTIAVSGAHGGHTVNFRSLAANGITLLGRAAAHHDGTMHFSADLRTNIANGDANYLGLLDEADAYVARNGLDLPEEPEARVLGPDPECLTNPILELDLAEAGVSSVIWATGFALDYGWLQVDAFDEAGRPKHQRGVSAEPGVYFLGLPWQSRRGSSFIWGVWHDAKYLADQVKIQRGYLAYDHQAAAAAAGAA; this is encoded by the coding sequence ATGTCGAACCAGGAGATCGAGGTCGTGGTCGTCGGCGGCGGACAAGCCGGGCTGGCGATGAGCGAGCATCTGAGTGAGGGAGGCGTGCCCCACGTCGTCTTGGAGCGGGAGCGGATCGCCGAGCGGTGGCGTACCGGTCGGTGGGACTCGCTCGTGGCCAACGGACCGGCCTGGCACGACCGCTTCCCGAGCCTGGAGTTCGCAGTCGATCCCGACGCCTTCGCCACCAAGGACGAGGTTGCGGACTACTTCGTCACGTACGCGGAGAAGATCGACGCCCCGATCCGCACGGGCGTCGAAGTGACCTCGGTCCGGCGGAACGAGGGACGGCCCGGTTTCCGCGTCGAGACCTCCGATGGTGTCTACGACGCGCGGTACGTGGTCGCCGCCACCGGTCCGTTCCAGCGGCCGGTCATCCCGACGGTTCTCCCCGAGAGCGCCGGGATCCACCAGATCCACTCCAGCTCCTATCGCAACCCCCAGGGACTACCCGAAGGCGCGGTGCTGGTGGTGGGGGCCGGATCCTCGGGAGTGCAGATCGCCGACGAGCTCCGCCGCTCGGGCCGGCAGGTCTACCTTGCCGTCGGCCCGCACGACCGCCCGCCGCGAAGCTACCGGGACCGGGACTTCTGCTGGTGGCTGGGCGTGCTGGGCAAGTGGGACATGGCGGCGCCGCCGGCGGGTGCGGAACATGTGACGATCGCCGTCAGCGGCGCGCACGGAGGTCACACGGTCAACTTCCGCTCCCTGGCAGCCAACGGCATCACTCTGCTGGGTCGGGCGGCCGCCCACCACGACGGCACCATGCACTTCTCCGCCGACCTGCGCACGAACATCGCCAACGGCGATGCCAACTACCTGGGTCTGCTCGACGAGGCCGACGCGTACGTGGCTCGCAACGGACTGGACCTGCCGGAGGAGCCCGAGGCCCGTGTCCTGGGCCCCGACCCGGAGTGCCTCACCAATCCCATTCTCGAGCTCGACCTCGCCGAGGCCGGCGTCAGCTCCGTCATCTGGGCGACCGGCTTCGCACTCGACTACGGGTGGCTCCAGGTCGATGCCTTCGACGAGGCGGGCCGGCCCAAGCACCAGCGCGGCGTGTCCGCGGAGCCCGGTGTCTACTTCCTCGGCCTGCCCTGGCAGTCGCGACGCGGCTCGAGCTTCATCTGGGGCGTCTGGCACGACGCCAAATACCTCGCTGATCAGGTCAAGATCCAGCGGGGCTACCTCGCCTACGATCACCAGGCCGCAGCTGCGGCGGCAGGAGCTGCCTGA
- a CDS encoding alpha-amylase family protein, with translation MELPKDGFHPMWGRDNVHDIYAEWRSVLDEYDPPRIAVAEAWVATAERRAKYAAPSGLGQAFNFDLTKADFNATQFRLLIADNLTEAAATGSSTNWVLSDHAAVLHATR, from the coding sequence GTGGAACTCCCCAAGGACGGGTTCCACCCGATGTGGGGCCGGGACAACGTCCATGACATCTACGCCGAGTGGCGCAGTGTGCTCGACGAGTACGACCCGCCCCGCATCGCCGTCGCCGAAGCCTGGGTCGCCACCGCCGAACGCCGCGCGAAGTACGCCGCACCCTCCGGACTCGGACAGGCGTTCAACTTCGATCTCACCAAGGCCGACTTCAACGCCACACAGTTCCGGCTACTCATCGCCGACAACCTCACCGAAGCTGCCGCCACCGGCTCCTCGACCAACTGGGTGCTGTCCGACCACGCCGCCGTCCTGCACGCCACCCGGTAG
- a CDS encoding TetR/AcrR family transcriptional regulator: MVGGEVIVDLRPGQQGWREFMRTIVRTVRTHVHSRCGTLFREPVALMVRRFDPERRDRIIDAAIDCIAEEGVAGTSHRKVALRADVPLGSMTYHFASMDELLIEAFTRFTATIAAAFEQRMDDLPDPDAALDAIVDLIHVDLQRSNREQVLTYELYTLAARHARFRVITDQWMRASRAALGRHFPPDTARILDAYVEGAAMHIALDTDPQDRALTRAALDSLTSVIAAQPRSK; this comes from the coding sequence GTGGTGGGGGGTGAGGTGATCGTCGACCTGCGGCCGGGGCAGCAGGGGTGGCGTGAGTTCATGCGTACGATCGTGCGCACAGTGCGTACGCATGTACACTCGCGGTGTGGCACGTTGTTTCGCGAACCGGTCGCACTGATGGTCCGCCGGTTCGATCCGGAACGACGCGACCGGATCATCGATGCCGCGATCGACTGCATCGCCGAGGAGGGCGTGGCCGGGACCTCGCATCGCAAGGTCGCCCTTCGCGCCGACGTGCCGCTGGGATCGATGACCTATCACTTCGCCAGCATGGATGAGTTGCTGATCGAGGCATTCACGAGATTCACGGCGACCATCGCCGCAGCGTTCGAGCAGCGGATGGACGATCTCCCCGACCCGGACGCCGCGCTGGACGCGATCGTCGACTTGATCCACGTGGACCTGCAGCGCTCCAACCGGGAACAGGTCTTGACCTATGAGCTGTACACACTCGCCGCTCGCCACGCCCGGTTCCGTGTCATCACCGATCAGTGGATGCGCGCCAGTCGAGCCGCGCTCGGCCGTCACTTTCCTCCCGATACCGCGCGGATTCTGGACGCCTATGTCGAAGGCGCCGCCATGCACATCGCGCTGGACACCGACCCGCAGGACCGGGCGCTCACTCGCGCCGCGCTCGACAGCCTGACCTCGGTGATCGCGGCGCAGCCCCGATCGAAGTGA
- a CDS encoding YegP family protein has product MAGQFEIYKDGAGQFRWRLKMANGEVVANSDECFPEATMAGLKAEVVQDAATGAKLVFPPDD; this is encoded by the coding sequence ATGGCAGGGCAGTTCGAGATCTACAAAGACGGGGCTGGGCAATTCCGTTGGCGGTTGAAGATGGCCAACGGCGAGGTGGTCGCCAACAGCGACGAATGCTTCCCCGAGGCTACGATGGCTGGCCTCAAAGCGGAGGTGGTACAGGATGCCGCAACTGGGGCCAAGCTCGTGTTCCCTCCCGACGACTGA
- a CDS encoding aminoglycoside N(3)-acetyltransferase produces MVVVRETASAVPVNTEQLVAELRALGVHEGSTLMVHTSLRSLGWVIGGAQAVLEALRGVVGPHGTLVMPTQSWQLCDPAFLQEAPAEWWPAIRDHLPLYSPATTPSQTMGAVAELFRTTPGAHRSSHPHRSITAVGPRAERITARHRIDSPAGEESPLGALVDLDASVLLLGVTAAKATVLHLAEHRASYPGKRTVPNGVAMLVDGRRTWVTWEELDVHDHDFEEVAEAFAADTGLVRTGRVGEAKAQLLPTRPLVEYAADWFTTHRR; encoded by the coding sequence ATGGTAGTAGTGCGCGAGACCGCGTCCGCGGTGCCGGTCAACACCGAGCAACTCGTCGCGGAGCTGCGTGCTCTGGGAGTGCACGAGGGGTCGACCCTCATGGTCCACACCTCATTGCGATCGCTCGGCTGGGTCATCGGCGGCGCACAGGCTGTGCTGGAGGCGCTGCGCGGCGTGGTTGGGCCACACGGCACCCTCGTCATGCCGACCCAGTCCTGGCAGCTGTGCGATCCTGCATTCCTGCAGGAGGCCCCGGCCGAATGGTGGCCGGCCATCCGCGACCATCTGCCCCTCTACAGCCCGGCCACGACCCCGAGCCAGACCATGGGTGCGGTTGCTGAGCTCTTCCGCACCACGCCCGGTGCTCACCGCAGCTCCCACCCGCACCGGTCGATCACCGCAGTCGGTCCCCGGGCGGAGCGCATCACGGCCCGCCACCGGATCGACTCACCCGCGGGCGAGGAATCGCCGCTCGGCGCGCTCGTCGACCTCGACGCCTCGGTGCTGCTCCTCGGAGTGACCGCCGCCAAGGCGACCGTGCTGCACCTCGCCGAGCATCGCGCGTCCTATCCGGGCAAGCGAACCGTCCCGAACGGCGTCGCCATGCTCGTCGACGGCCGCCGGACCTGGGTCACCTGGGAGGAACTCGACGTCCACGACCACGACTTCGAAGAGGTGGCCGAGGCCTTCGCCGCCGACACCGGTCTCGTACGGACCGGCCGGGTCGGCGAGGCAAAGGCCCAGCTGCTGCCGACGCGTCCACTCGTGGAGTACGCCGCCGACTGGTTCACCACCCATCGCCGATAA